GTGGGGCCTGTCCCGTCCTTGGTCTGTCCTATGCTGTCCTCCATCCGCCGCCCAACCCTGGGGGTCTGGCTGCCTCACTGCCTCtttgctacttttctttttttccttttccctttctctcccctcctcccttccaacCCTCAGTGCTCAAGACGGTGCCCTTCACTGCCCGCACCGGCAAGAGGACGTCCAGGCTCCTCTGTGAGGCCAGCCTGGGAGAGGAGATCCCCCTCTAGCCCCCAGGTACCCAGCGGCCTGGCCTCTGATCCCAGTGGCTGCCCACAGCCCTGGGGGCCCTTGGGGGGACTGAGTCATGCTGCCCTCCCCTGGACCATGCATGGCTGGGCTGTGTTGGAGGGAGGTCTGATAAACAAACAGGCTCCCTCCCACGTGCACACAACCTGTGTCCCTAGAGGGGTGAGGCCTGTGCCCTGGAGTGGTGTCCCAACCCTGGACAGACTCCTGAAAAGGTAAatgtctctcctctctgcctccagATCTGCGGAACCAGCCCTACATCCGCACAGACACAGGCCGTCGCAGCGCTCGTCGGCGCCCCCCCGGAACCCCCCTTCAGGTCACCTCCGACCTCTCCCTGTAGCCACTATTTCTGCAGATGGAccgggaggctgggagggggggcagggagggtggcaAGCCAGGACTCAAGGAAGGTGGTCCTCAGCTCTGCTGGGCGGGGCAGTCTCCTCCGCCGAGGTCCACACCATGCGCCCACCTCAGATAGGCGGGTGCACCCTCATCTGGCCACTGGGGGCAGCATCTCTGGCCCCTCCCCCCAAATGCTGCTTGCAGCACCCCTCTTCCCCCAATAGCCGTACTTAGCCTCAGCCAGAGCCTGGCCTGTAACTTATAAAGTGCAACCTCGCGCCCCCtccacaccccccccaccccgccccaacTCCGGGGACTCCCCGTGGACCATATTTTTATACAAGATTAATAAAGACGTTTGGAAAAGATCCGCGTCCGCTCCGTGCCAGCCCCCACCAAGCGCAACGTGTTTTCGCTCAGCAAACGCTTTACTTGTACAAGTTCTTCATAGCAGGTCTCTGCAAACAGGCTGGAGAGGGGGAGAAGGGCTGCTTCTGCACTAGAGTTGGAGGGGAGGGAGCCAGCTTCGAAGGGCGCGTATTCCCTAGCGTCTGGCCCACGAACCCTGCGGAAGCGCGGAGGGGGCGTGCAGAGGGTCAAGCCTGCTGCTCGGGTTAGAGACGCAGGGTTAGCTCCACCTCAGTCCACCTTTCTGCCGGCCCCGCCCCATTTCCGTCAGTCCCGCCTCCTACCTGGGTCCCCGGCCTCGTTTTCTTATGCCCCGCCGTATCCTTAGTCGCGCCCTTGAGTGATTTATTGCATCTCCGCCAGTCAGGGCCCAATTTCTTGGAGTTCTTCCACTCTTCgcctgccccgcccctccccgtcTGTCTGCCCCGCCCCTCACATGGCCCGCCCCTTATCTGCAGGAACCGGCCCCGCCCGCTGGCCCTGCCTCTTTCGACTTTCACCTTCGCTGAGCCGCCCACGGTTGGGCCGGCGCTTGGGTTGGCTGGGCTGGTAGGACTTGGGAAGTCGGACGTCTGGGCGCGGGGTTCGGTTCCGCGTGTGGAATTCTGACTGCGTCCGCCCGTTCAGGTTAAATATCTGGGAGTAGGCGCTGCGCGCACCTGGGGCGAGGAAGCCGGTAGGAGGAAAAGGAGCGGCCAGTTCTGAGAGCGGGTCCCGAGAGAGAGTCCCCAGTCCCGCAGGTCCCCGCCCAGCCCGGGGCGCACCCGCTTTGTGCAGTCCGTGCAGCGAGCACGCCAGCTCGGCCCTGGAAAGGCCGCTAAGGTGCGCGGCCTGGCAAAAGATCGCGAGGCCCGCCTGAGAGCGCGAGGTGCGGCCGTGGCCGCCGGACCCGCCCTTCCAGTTCGAGTTCAGCCGCAGAGACCGCTGCTTCTTGGAGTAGGGGCTTGAAGGAGGAAAGTGGGTAGCCACCTCAGACAGcgcctcccccgcctcccccagtCCTCTCCATCTCACCGGTGGGGAAACCAAAGCAGGACAGAAAGCCACTTTGGTCTGGGGGCAAGTTGGGGCCCAGGAAACTGACCCAGAATTCAGGGCTCCCGTCTCTGGGCCAGGGACATCTGGGGACTCCTGCAGGGGCAGAGTCTGCTTCCCCCATCTTGGGCCCTGAAGCTGGGTCCAGTTGTGCCCACCTCATCACCTCCTGTACCGGCTTGAAGGGCACAAAGCCCAGACTCA
Above is a genomic segment from Phocoena sinus isolate mPhoSin1 chromosome 20, mPhoSin1.pri, whole genome shotgun sequence containing:
- the LOC116746193 gene encoding LOW QUALITY PROTEIN: EF-hand calcium-binding domain-containing protein 3-like (The sequence of the model RefSeq protein was modified relative to this genomic sequence to represent the inferred CDS: inserted 1 base in 1 codon) → MKRPGGGFADKNLLPLTPGQLAAFQDVFKLFSSSPTGTMDTRSXKAAQCHVGVQLSPQEMCEVLWQADLDGDGTVSFKDFLGVLTDSHRLAQCLGKVRNSRVCDPQGLQTLFLETLFKLMSLGFVPFKPVQEVMSPYSKKQRSLRLNSNWKGGSGGHGRTSRSQAGLAIFCQAAHLSGLSRAELACSLHGLHKAGARSAYSQIFNLNGRTQSEFHTRNRTPRPDVRLPKSYQPSQPKRRPNRGRLSEGESRKRQGQRAGPVPADKGRAM